In one Thalassoroseus pseudoceratinae genomic region, the following are encoded:
- the rsmH gene encoding 16S rRNA (cytosine(1402)-N(4))-methyltransferase RsmH codes for MAAPDRQSQRIGNPVHRPVLLREVMREMELSSGLTVLDGTVGAAGHSQKIWQKIRPDGTLIGLDRDPMMLAYASTKLRSDAADAQRIILEHASYADAASVLESHQIDQVDRVLLDLGLSSDQLASDDRGFSFQATGDLDLRFDPSRGHPAWKMLQNWSETELCEIFEEYGEERYSRRIAAGIEQHRQENSKPLRSAKELTEIVLRSVPSSARQDAKKHPATRVYQALRIAVNQELDHLRQALDETLPRIVRPGGRALIITFHSLEDRMVKAAFRGASWQTTQTGPSKALKPISASPDEVRLNPRARTARLRVAIRA; via the coding sequence ATGGCAGCTCCCGATCGACAATCCCAACGGATTGGCAACCCGGTTCACCGACCGGTGTTGTTGCGGGAAGTGATGCGCGAAATGGAACTTTCGTCGGGGCTTACGGTACTTGACGGAACTGTTGGAGCAGCCGGACATAGCCAAAAGATCTGGCAGAAAATCCGACCGGACGGCACGTTGATTGGGCTCGACCGCGATCCCATGATGCTCGCCTATGCAAGCACGAAACTGCGATCGGATGCCGCCGACGCGCAGCGGATCATCTTGGAACATGCAAGCTATGCCGACGCGGCGAGTGTTTTGGAATCGCATCAGATTGACCAAGTCGATCGAGTTTTGCTCGACTTAGGATTATCGTCTGACCAGCTGGCGAGTGACGATCGTGGTTTCAGTTTCCAGGCGACCGGTGATTTGGATCTGCGATTCGACCCATCACGCGGACACCCGGCTTGGAAGATGCTCCAAAATTGGAGCGAAACCGAGTTGTGCGAAATCTTCGAGGAATATGGCGAAGAGCGGTACAGTCGTCGGATTGCCGCCGGCATCGAGCAACATCGACAGGAAAACTCGAAGCCGCTGCGTTCGGCCAAAGAATTGACGGAAATTGTGCTGCGGTCCGTTCCGAGTTCGGCTCGGCAGGATGCCAAAAAGCACCCGGCGACGCGGGTCTATCAAGCTTTGCGAATTGCAGTCAATCAGGAATTGGATCACCTTCGGCAAGCCCTGGATGAGACCTTGCCACGGATTGTTCGCCCGGGGGGGCGTGCACTCATCATCACGTTTCATTCGTTGGAAGACCGCATGGTCAAGGCAGCATTTCGAGGTGCGTCATGGCAGACAACCCAAACCGGCCCGAGCAAAGCCCTCAAACCCATCTCAGCCAGCCCGGACGAGGTGCGTCTCAACCCCCGCGCCCGAACGGCCCGGCTCCGCGTAGCAATCCGAGCGTAA
- a CDS encoding cytochrome P450 translates to MTSHSTFPKLSHSESDSELPLTEGSLLDFPSNPIAVLRRLNAEHGEIAGLQDGAHRLFFVFGPKWTQRVLSDARTFHSRFFALRGGKRSPQRRLTSGLLSMNGDEHKQHRRLVMGPFQKQVIGQYAEPVTQLVTEMLDSWQVGETRDLHEDMTHYMLRVTSALLFGLDEPELAYQIGAMLDEWIHMNHEIGMGAFIAGKQFTDGYDELMTLGKTLEQEILGMINLKKSRGASGSDLLSLLIQAHDQGVKIDDGNLVGHVALLFGAAHKTTAHTLCWTIFLLTQHPEIMSELWQEIDTLVEQPSPNLGEIENLSVTERVLKESMRIMPASGYSQRIAAEPVDLGPFRLRRGEPVIFSQFITHRLPEIYQEPNAFLPDRWRTLSVSPYAYLPFGNGPRMCIGAPLAMMILKITLPSMLKRFRFSAVSGSEVNGAIRSTMLTPLGELPVTLHEPDGQFDQNSVQGNIHDLVKLPIQTQPAAKPSRKAA, encoded by the coding sequence ATGACTTCGCATTCAACCTTCCCGAAATTGTCTCACTCCGAATCGGACTCCGAACTGCCGTTGACCGAGGGAAGCCTGCTCGACTTTCCCTCGAACCCCATCGCGGTTCTTCGACGATTAAACGCGGAGCATGGGGAAATTGCCGGGTTGCAAGACGGGGCGCATCGGCTGTTTTTCGTGTTCGGTCCCAAATGGACGCAACGTGTCCTCAGTGACGCCCGAACATTTCACTCGCGATTCTTCGCCCTGCGAGGTGGCAAACGGTCGCCGCAACGACGACTCACGAGTGGCTTGCTCAGCATGAATGGCGACGAACACAAGCAACATCGTCGACTTGTGATGGGGCCGTTCCAGAAGCAGGTCATTGGGCAGTATGCCGAACCAGTGACGCAGTTGGTCACGGAAATGCTGGACTCCTGGCAGGTCGGAGAGACTCGCGATCTGCATGAAGACATGACGCATTACATGCTGCGTGTGACAAGTGCCTTGCTCTTCGGGCTAGATGAACCGGAGTTGGCTTACCAGATCGGTGCCATGCTCGACGAGTGGATTCATATGAATCACGAAATTGGCATGGGAGCATTCATCGCCGGGAAACAATTCACCGATGGCTACGACGAATTGATGACGTTGGGAAAAACCTTGGAACAGGAAATTCTCGGCATGATCAACCTGAAAAAATCACGAGGGGCCAGCGGTAGCGATTTGCTGTCTCTCTTGATTCAAGCACATGATCAAGGCGTAAAGATTGATGACGGAAATCTCGTCGGGCATGTGGCACTGTTGTTCGGTGCGGCTCACAAGACGACGGCTCATACACTTTGTTGGACAATCTTCCTGCTGACGCAGCACCCGGAAATCATGTCCGAATTGTGGCAGGAAATCGATACACTCGTCGAACAGCCATCGCCGAACCTCGGAGAGATTGAAAACCTTTCGGTCACGGAACGAGTTCTCAAAGAGAGCATGCGAATCATGCCTGCCTCGGGATATTCGCAACGGATCGCAGCGGAACCGGTCGATCTGGGACCGTTCCGCCTTCGTCGGGGTGAGCCTGTCATTTTCAGTCAATTCATCACACACCGTCTGCCAGAAATCTACCAAGAGCCCAACGCGTTCCTACCGGATCGCTGGCGAACGCTGTCGGTTTCGCCGTATGCGTATTTGCCGTTTGGGAACGGACCACGCATGTGCATTGGCGCACCGTTGGCGATGATGATTCTCAAAATCACGTTGCCGAGTATGCTCAAACGCTTTCGGTTCAGTGCGGTGAGTGGCAGCGAAGTCAACGGGGCCATTCGGTCGACGATGTTGACCCCGCTTGGTGAACTTCCTGTGACCCTGCACGAGCCGGATGGCCAATTCGACCAAAATTCCGTGCAAGGCAACATTCACGATCTCGTGAAACTGCCAATCCAAACGCAACCGGCGGCCAAACCGTCTCGGAAGGCCGCGTAG
- the fbp gene encoding class 1 fructose-bisphosphatase, whose translation MEPVEAPAFAEKNPIVTVQQHILREQRRFPGASGEFSFLLSGITLATKMIAARVRRAGLTDTFGAEGGMNVQGEVQQKLDVYANQAMMHCLAVRESVAVLASEENEQPQIVDEGNPNSHYVVVFDPLDGSSNIDVNVSVGTTFSILKRADGATPDGGHEADVLQTGAKQVAAGYVMYGSSVMLVYTCGHGVHGFTLDPAIGAFVLSHEYIRIPKQGKYYSVNESHFESFPEPYQKFLTRIRSGELGQQYSSRYIGSMVADFHRTLLKGGIFLYPPTASNPEGKLRLLYEANPIAFITEQAGGVATDGEHRILDKVPSSIHERTSLVVGGQVEAAEFARCW comes from the coding sequence ATGGAACCCGTTGAAGCACCGGCGTTCGCCGAAAAGAATCCGATTGTCACCGTCCAACAGCACATCTTACGGGAACAACGTCGGTTTCCGGGGGCGTCTGGCGAGTTTTCGTTCCTGCTGTCGGGCATCACCCTCGCGACGAAAATGATCGCAGCCCGTGTTCGCCGAGCCGGTCTGACCGACACGTTTGGAGCCGAAGGCGGTATGAACGTGCAAGGCGAGGTCCAACAGAAACTCGACGTCTACGCCAACCAAGCGATGATGCACTGCTTGGCGGTTCGAGAAAGCGTGGCGGTGTTGGCATCGGAAGAAAACGAGCAACCGCAGATCGTCGACGAAGGCAATCCGAATTCCCATTATGTCGTGGTGTTTGATCCGCTCGATGGGTCGTCGAACATTGATGTGAACGTCAGTGTGGGAACCACGTTTTCGATTCTGAAACGCGCGGATGGAGCCACTCCGGACGGGGGGCACGAGGCCGATGTTTTGCAAACAGGTGCAAAGCAAGTCGCAGCCGGTTATGTGATGTACGGTTCGTCGGTGATGCTCGTTTACACCTGCGGACACGGCGTGCACGGTTTCACGCTGGACCCAGCCATCGGTGCGTTCGTGCTCAGCCACGAGTACATCCGGATTCCCAAGCAGGGTAAGTACTACTCGGTGAACGAGTCACACTTTGAATCGTTTCCCGAACCGTACCAAAAGTTCCTGACCCGAATTCGATCGGGAGAATTGGGCCAACAGTACAGTTCACGCTACATCGGCTCGATGGTCGCAGATTTTCATCGCACGCTTCTCAAGGGCGGAATCTTTTTGTATCCGCCGACGGCGAGCAATCCGGAAGGAAAACTGCGGCTGTTGTACGAAGCGAATCCGATTGCGTTCATCACCGAGCAAGCTGGCGGCGTCGCGACGGATGGCGAACACCGCATCCTCGATAAAGTGCCTTCCAGTATCCACGAGCGAACGTCGTTGGTGGTCGGTGGGCAAGTCGAGGCGGCGGAATTCGCACGCTGTTGGTAA
- a CDS encoding histidine phosphatase family protein, translating into MLPPVESDTTYLLLIRHGATTANEMRPYTLQGRSVDLDLSPTGQAQAVAVGEFLKSAPLSHVYASPLKRAQQTAGQIALHHDLNVQTLETIAEVDVGQWEGKHWDGIMAEFPDDYRKFMDDPGDTPYLGGESYRDVLNRTEPAMAKLLEQHKGEAIVVVAHNVVNRAWLAHLLGLEFRLAKTLDQQNTCVNVIRHKDGETKLLTMNSHFHVPQ; encoded by the coding sequence ATGCTACCGCCTGTTGAATCTGACACTACCTATCTTCTATTGATCCGTCACGGTGCGACCACTGCAAACGAAATGCGGCCGTATACGCTGCAAGGACGAAGTGTCGATCTCGACCTCAGCCCGACGGGGCAGGCGCAGGCGGTGGCGGTTGGTGAGTTCCTCAAGTCGGCACCATTGAGCCACGTTTATGCCAGTCCTCTCAAGCGGGCACAGCAGACTGCCGGACAAATCGCACTGCATCATGATTTGAATGTGCAAACGCTCGAAACCATCGCTGAAGTCGATGTTGGACAGTGGGAAGGCAAACACTGGGACGGGATTATGGCCGAGTTTCCGGACGACTACCGGAAATTCATGGATGATCCCGGCGACACACCCTACCTGGGAGGGGAATCGTACCGCGATGTCCTCAATCGAACCGAGCCTGCGATGGCAAAACTCCTCGAACAACATAAAGGGGAAGCCATCGTCGTGGTCGCGCACAACGTCGTCAACCGAGCTTGGCTTGCCCACTTGTTAGGTCTTGAGTTTCGGCTTGCAAAGACGTTGGATCAGCAGAACACGTGCGTCAATGTGATCCGTCACAAAGACGGTGAAACGAAGTTGCTGACGATGAACAGCCATTTCCACGTGCCTCAATAG